The Alcaligenes aquatilis genome contains the following window.
CTGGAAAGCGCGTGGTTGGCGTACTGCGGATAAAAAACCCGTCAAAAATGCCGATCTGTGGCAGGAGCTGGATCAACAGGCGGCCAAGCACGAGTTGACCTGGTTATGGGTGCGTGGTCACGCAGGCGACCCTGGTAATGAGCGGGCGGACCAATTGGCCAATGAAGGGGTGGAAATAGCCAGGCAGTTATAAAGGCCCGGGCGAAGGTCGAACTCGCTGATAGTACTATTAGCCACCCGTCATATTTTGTCAGATAGCTTTACCGGCCTGGCCGGTCAGGATAAGCCGCCCATGATTCTCACGCTGCGCCTCACGATTTTTTCTTTGTTCATCGTACTGTTTGTCAGTAGTACGCCCAGTTGGGCGCAGTCTGACGCCACGCGGGTGGAAGTGCTGCCAGTGCGGCAAACTGAATTGATTCGTGATGTGGCGGCGGTCGGGACCCTGGTTGCCAGAGAGTCCGTCATGTTGCGCCCCGAGATCAGTGGTCGTATTTCAGCCATCAGTTTTGAAGAGGGCCAGCCCATCAAGAAAGGGCAGGTACTGATTCAGTTGGACCCGGCCATGGCGCAGGCGCAGTTAAATCAGGCACAGGCAAATTTGAATCTGGCGAATAGCCAGCACAAGCGCTCTTCGGAGCTGAGCCGTCAGGGCTTTATTAGTCAGCAGGCAAAAGATGAGTCGGGCAGTCGTTTGGCTGTCCAGCAAGCCGAAGTGCAATTGGCGCGCGTGCATCTGGACAAGACCCGTATCCGTGCGCCGTTCGATGGTGTCACCGGCTTGCGCAATGTGTCGGTGGGTGACTACGTGGGGCCCGGCACGGATCTGGTGCAGTTGGAAGCGGTTTCTACCTTGAACGTGGACTTTCGTATCCCTGAACAATATCTGGCCGATGTGAAGGCTGGCATGCCGGTCGAGCTGCGCTTTGATGCGTTCCAGGGCCAAACCCGCCAGGGTTCGGTTCTGGCGGTCAGCCCGGCAGTGGATACGGCAGGCCGTTCGATTTTATTACGCGCGCAGGTGCCCAATGAAGATGGTGTCTTGCGCCCTGGTTTGTTCAGCCGCGTACGCCTGGAGCTGTCTCGCTATCAGGCCTTGATGGTGCCTGAAACCGCCTTGGCTCCTTCGGGGCAGGATCAGTATATCTATATTGTGAAAGATGGCCGGGCAGAGCGTCGACAGGTGCAGATTGGAGTCCGCGAACAAGGCTGGGTGCACGTAACTGGCGATCTGCAAGCCGGCGACAATGTGCTGGTGGCCGGATTGCAAAAGGTGCGTGATGGCGTACCAGTCGATATCCAGGAAGTGATCGACGTCCAAACACAGCCGCAGCGCTAGGGCACAGTCATGGTTCTCTCCGATTTATGCATCCGTCGCCCGGTTTTTGCCACGGTTCTGTCTTTGGTGATTGTGCTGGTCGGTTTCATTTCCTATGAACGCCTGACCGTACGCGAATATCCTGCCATTGATGAACCGGTGGTCTCGGTCATCACCAACTATAAAGGGGCCTCACCGGAGGTGATCGAGTCCCAGGTGACCAAGCCGTTGGAAGACCAGTTGTCCGGTATTGAGGGCGTGAACGTGATGACCTCGCGCAGCCGTTCCGAACGCAGTCTGATTAACATTAAATTCAATCTGGACCGAGCCCCCGATGCGGCCGCCGCAGATGTGCGTGACAAGGTTTCGCGCGCCCGCCGTTTCTTGCCCGATGAGGTGGACGAGCCGATCATCAACAAGGTAGAGGCGGACTCCACCCCGATTATTTATGTCGGTGTGGATACCGGCGACTACAGCATGCTGGAGGCCTCGGACTACATTAAGCGCTATATCAAAACGCGCTTATCCGTCTTGCCCGGTGCAGCCGAAGTACGCGTATTTGGCGAACGCCTGCCCGCCATGCGGATCGACCTGGACCGTACCCGATTGGGGGCCTATCAGTTGACCGTGCAGGACGTGGAAGACGCGTTGCGTAAACAAAACGTGTTGATTCCGGCGGGCCGCATCGAGTCCGATGCGCGTGAGTTTTCCGTGGTGTCCTCCACCGATCTGGAAACGCCCGAGGAGTTTCGCAACATCATCATCAGTCAGGCCGCCGGTTATCCGGTGCGTATCTCCGACATTGCTCAAGTGCGTATTGGGCCTGCCGAGGAACGGGTGTTGGCTCGCTTCAATGGGCAAAACAGTTTGAACATTGGCGTGACCAAGCAGTCCACCGCCAACCCGCTGGATTTGTCCAAAGCGGTGCGTGCCGAGGTGGAGCGCATCAACGAAAGCATGCCGGGCAATATGAAGCTGACCGTGTCTTACGACAGCTCCATCTTCATTCAGAAATCCATTGATTCGGTCTACACCACCATTGCCGAGGCTATCTTGCTGGTGGTGCTGGTGATCGTGTTTTTCCTGCGCAGTTTCCGTGCCAGCCTCATCCCTATCGTGACGATTCCGATCTCTCTGATCGGAGCCTTTGCCATCATGTACATGCTGGGCTTTTCCATCAACACTCTGACTTTGTTGGCCATGGTGTTGGCGATTGGTCTGGTGGTGGACGATGCGATTGTGGTGCTGGAGAACGTTTATCGCCATATTGAAGAAGGCAAAACGGCCATGCAGGCGGCTTTTTTGGGCGTGCGTGAAATTGCCTTTGCCGTGATTGCCATGACGCTGACCCTGGTGGCGGTGTATGCGCCGTTGGCGTTTGCCACAGGCCGTACCGGGCGATTGTTTATCGAATTTGCCCTGACCTTGGCGGCTGCCGTACTGGTGTCCGGTTTCGTGGCCCTGACCTTGACCCCCATGATGTGTTCGCGCATGTTGCGTCCGCACGGCACCAAAGTGGGCCGTGTCAGCCAGGGGATCGAGAACTTTCTGGTCTGGCTGACGCGTGGCTATCGTCGTGTCCTGATTCGCGCTCTGCGTTGGCGCTGGCTGGTCTTGTTGATCGGTGTGGCCGTTGCCGCCACCAGTGCGCTGCTGTTTACGGTTATCAAAAGCGAGCTGGCTCCGATTGAAGACCGGGGGGTCATTTTCGGGATTGTGAATTCGCCTGAAGGCGCCACGCTGGATTACACCTTGCACAATGTGGAACGGGTGGAAGCGCTGTATCGCGGCATACCGGAGACCGAGGGTTACCAGTCCATTATTGGTTTTCCAACCGTGACCGATTCCTTTGCGATTCTGCGTTTGAAGCCTTGGGAGGAGCGCACGCGTAACCAGCAGTCCATCGCGCGTGAGCTACAGCCGCATTTCTCGGCCATTCCTGGTGCGCGTGCCTTTCCGACTAATCCGCCCTCCCTGGGGCAGCGCGCGACCTCCAAGCCGGTGGAGTTTGTGATCATGAGTCAGGCTCCATATCCGGAGCTGGCCAAGATCGTGGACGGTTTTCTGGCTGAGTTGCGAGACTATCCGGGGCTGTTGAATGTGGATACGGACTTGCGCTTGAATACGCCGGAAATCCGTATTGATGTAGACCGCGACAAGCTGGCTGACACCGGCGTTTCGGTGGATGCTGTAGGCCGCACACTGGAGTCCATGCTGGGTGGGCGTCAGGTCACACGCTACCAGAGTGACGGCGAACAATATGATGTGATTGTGCAGGTGGATAAACAGGCTCGCTCCAGTCCGCAAAATATTCTGGATATTTACGTGCGTACCCAGGACGGTGGCATGGTGCAGGCTTCCAACTTCCTGAAAGTGCGCGAAAGCGTGTCACCGCAATCGCTGAACCACTTCAACCGTTTGCGGGCCGTGATTGTGGAAGCCTCGGTGGCACCCGGCTATGCCCTGGGTGAAGTTCTTGAACACATGAATGAGGTGGCTCGCAAGACCTTGCCTGAAACCGTGCAGACGGATCTGGACGGCCAGTCACGCGAGTTCCGGGACTCCTCGGGCAGCATTTATGTCGTGTTCCTGATGGCATTGGCCTTTATTTATCTGGTGCTGGCCGCCCAGTTTGAAAGCTGGCGCAATCCGCTCATCATCATGCTGTCCGTGCCCTTGTCCATGACCGGAGCCTTGCTGGCCCTGTGGCTGTCGGGCGGGACTTTGTCCATTTATAGTCAGATCGGTTTGATTACCCTGGTAGGCCTGATTACCAAACACGGTATCTTGATTGTGGAATTTGCCACCCAACAACGCGAAGCGGGGGCCAGTTTGTACAATGCCGTGGTGCGCGCTTGCGAGATGCGCTTGCGCCCCATCTTGATGACAACCGGCGCGATGGTGCTGGGTGTCTTGCCGCTGGCCTACGCTTCCGGGGCAGGTGCCGAATCCCGCCAGCAAATTGGCTGGGTGCTGGTAGGCGGCTTGTCCCTGGGTACCTTGCTGACCTTGTTTGTGGTGCCCGTGGCCTACACGCTGATTGCAGGCAAGCAAGAAGGGCAGGACAAGCAACTGGAATTGATTGACAAGCCCCAGGCCTCTGTCTGAACCTGTGGTTCTGGTCTGCGGGGAAGCGGCTCGTACCGCCTCCTTGTTCAGTGCCATTACCGTGATTGAATATGTAGGGAAAGTGAATGCGTCAAATTATTCTGGATACTGAAACCACCGGTCTGGAGCCACGCGAGGGGCACCGAATTGTTGAAGTGGGTGGGGTCGAGTTGTTCAACCGTAAATTGACGGGCCGCCATCTGCACTTGTATCTGAATCCGGATAGGGACTCTGATCCCGAGGCCTTGGCCATTCATGGTCTGACCACGGAATTTCTGGCCGGCCATCCACGTTTCAAGGATGTGGTCGATCAGGTGCTGGATTTTGTGCAGGGCGCGGAAGTCATTATTCATAACGCCTCCTTTGATACCCGCTTTCTGGACGCTGAATTGCAGAAGTTAGGCAAGGGACCGTTCTCGCAATACTGCGACAGCATTACTGACTCCTTGCTGGTGGCGCGGGAAATGCACCCCGGCAAGCGCAACTCTCTGGATGCCTTGTGCGAACGCTACGGTATTTCCAACTCTCACCGTACCTTGCACGGCGCTTTGCTGGACTCGGAATTGTTGGCCGACGTCTGGCTGGCCATGACGCGGGGTCAGGATGCGTTGTTGATGGACTTTGACGAGTCCGACAGTCAAGGTGGTGACGGCAGCGATTTGAGCCTGGGCAAGTTTGATCCCAGCGTGCTTAAAGTGCTGCGTGCGTCCGAAGCTGATCAGGCCGAGCACGAGAAATACATGGACGTGTTGGAAAAACAGAACAAGAAGCCGCCCATGTGGCGCGAGATGCTCAATCCAGCAGCAGAGTAACTGTTCAAGAAAAACAGCCGGCCCTGATCTTGTAAATCGAGCAGGGCCGTGCTATAGTTTTTTTCTTCGCAGCTTTTGCAGTTCTTAAAAGCTTCGGGCGGTTAACTCAGTGGTAGAGTGCCACCTTCACACGGTGGAAGTCACAAGTTCGAACCTTGTACCGCCCACCATCTCTTCCTTCTTCTATTTCCCCCTGCAGTTTATCTATTGCCTTTGTCTTGGGCGGTCTGTTCGCGTCTTGTCTTTGTGTTGAGCGCCGCGCTGACTATGGCTATAACTTGTGCAGGCAGCGTCATTCGGCAGGAAAGAGACGAGCTGGGGGGAACTTAAAACAAAATAGCTATTCTCCAGTTGATTGTTGATTGTTGATTGTTGATTGCAAAACGCCCAATGAATACTCATGGGCGTTTTTTTATAGCTAGGGAAACGGCGATGCCAGTAAAGGCATCGGCCTGCCTCTTACAACCAGGTCAAACCAATCGAAATCACGATACCCGAGACAATCAGCTGAATCAGGCAAAAACCCATGATGTCTTTGGCTTTCAGACCGGCAATGGCCAGTACGGGCAAGGCCCAGAATGGCTGCAGCATATTGGTCCAGGCGTCACCCCAGGCAACGGCCATGGCCGTGCGCGCGATATCGGCATCCAGTGCCTGGGTAGCGGCAATGACAACTGGGCTTTGAACTGCCCATTGTCCGCCGCCAGAAGGCACAAAAATATTGACCAGACCGGCGCTCAAGAAAGTCCAGAAAGGCAGGGTAGTGGCAGTGGCAAAAGACACCAGCCATTCAGACAGGCTGGTAGCCAGACCGGAGTCGATCATGATGGCCATGATGCCCGCGTAAAAGGGGAACTGGATCACAATCCCGGCCCCGCCGCGAATGGCTTCATTCAGACTTTTCAGCAGACGACGAGGGGTGCCGTGCAGCAAGATGGCCAGAATCAGGAAGGTGAAGTTGATCACGTTCAGGTTCAGCGTTGCGCCACGTAGCACGAAGTAGTCAAACAAGTAAGTCAGGCCTGCCACACCAATCACAATGGAAATCAGGCGGCTGTTTTCCAGACGGTCTGCAGGACGATCTGTGGATTGGTTGACGTCATCCGGCGCCTCTTCCAAGAGCTTGGGGTCGACATAGATGCTTTCCTGGTCGCTGGGCAGCATCAAGCGGTTGATCAGTGGCACCAGTATAAACAGGGCGATCACAATCGCCAGGTTAAAGAAGGCGAAGATGGTGTCTGAGGTACTGATGATGCCGATCTTGCTCTCGGAAAAGTGCCCCGAGGTCGCAATGGTCAAAGGCACTGAACCGGCCAGGCCGCCGTGCCAGACCAGAAAGCCTGAGTAGGCACTGGCAACCAGCAAGCGGTAGTCAACACGAACCTGACGGGCCAGCTCTTTGGCGAACAGGGCACCGACCACCAGACCGAACCCCCAGTTGATCCAGCTGGCTGCCAGCGAGACCAGGGTGACCAGAATAATGGCCGAACCGGCCGAGTGCGCCAAGGAGGCCAGGCCACGCAACCAGCTTTTTACCAAAGGGGTACTGGCCAGCATGTGACCAGTTAGCAAGACCAGCAACATTTGCATGGCGAAGGTCAGCAGCCCCCAAAAGCCATTACCCCAAAATTGGATGACCTCCATCGGAGAGCGCTGTTCGAACGCCATGGCCGAGACACCGGCAATTAGCGTGAGCAGGATGACGAAGATATACGGATCGGGCAGATAGCGTTCAACCAGGCGGACTGAACCGCGCGTCATGGCTTTAAACATAAATTGTGCTCCTGTGGATTTGCGCCGGTATTTGCGCGGGTCCTGATGTCTTGAAATCGGATTGGGTGCCCGTTTGTATGGGCGCCCTGCTGGTCGCATTTTGATAACAATGCTCAGTGCAGCCGTATTGTTGGCGAGAAGTTGCAAATTGTGAAGACGGGAAAACCTGAACCTTAAAGTTTTTGCTTGCTTGTCATCTTTCGCTATATGCTCTACTATATAGCGGTGTTTTCGAAAGAACCATCACTCATCGCTCGATGATGGGTTCTATTTATGGGCCCTTTGGGGCCCATTTTTTTTGCGCCACCGTGTGGTGTTAATTCATAAACCAATTAGAAAGATCGAATAGGGAAGTGGAATGAGACATCCGTCCAACCGCGCTACAGCAGCGCGTCAGCAGTTTGTCTGTTTAGTACCGCGCGCCTTGGTCTTGAGCATGATGGGGGCTGTGGCCCTTAACCAAGCCCATGCTCAGGACAACAAGGACCGTGTGTTTCAACTGGGCAAAGTGGTTGTTCAATCCAGCTTGGATCGAGAGGCGCCTTTGGGTGAGAGCGCAGTCAGCCAGGAAAAAATGCAGGCTTTTGACTTGCGTAATGTCGGTGCGGCTGTCAGCGTGCAAGCGGGTGTCACGGTTTCGGCAGGCGGTGCCCGTAATGAGCAAATGGTCTACGTGCGCGGCTTCGATTCGCGTCAGGTGCCCTTGTTCCTGGATGGTATTCCACAGTACGTACCGTACGACGGCTATGTGGACTTTACTCGTTTCACCACCATGGATCTGAGTGAAATTCGCGTGGCCAAGGGTGCAGCCTCCTTACTGTATGGCCCCAATATTATGGGTGGTGCCATCAACCTGGTTACCCGCAAGCCGGTCAAAGCATTTGAGGGTGAGTTCCGTGCCGGTTACGCCACGGGCGATCAACGCTACAGCGCCTTGAACGTGGGTACCAATCAGGGTTCCTGGTACCTGCAGGCTGGCTTGTCCTGGTCGGGCGAACGTACCTTCCCCTTGGGCCGTGGCTTTGAAGATCAAAAAGCACGTCCTACCGATACGGGCGGTATGCGCAGCAATGCCTCGCAAATGGACAAGAAAGCGTCCTTCAAATTGGGTATCACTCCCAATGCGACGGATGAGTACGTGATCGGCTATGTGAATCAGAAAGGTCAGAAAGACAATCCGGTCTACACCGGCGTGAACGATGCCAAGCTGGGTAAACGCTACTGGCGCTGGCCCTACTGGGACAAGGAAAGCCTGTACTTTCTGAGCTCTACCCGGGTTGGCGAGAACAACACCATCAAGACACGTGTGTACGAGGATAAGTACAAAAATGGTCTGGATATGTATAGTGATGGCCAATACGCCACCCTGACTGGCCCGACCAGTGAATACACGGACCGCACGCGTGGCGCTGCTCTGGAGTGGGTCAATACGAGTCTGGATGATCACGAGCTGCACTTTGCCTTGCATTACAAGCAAGATCAGCACCGTGATCCCAAGTCATCGGGCACTGAACGCTACAAGGACGTGACCACTTCACTGGCCTTTGAGGATCGCATCGCTTTGGGCGATCAGTGGCAATTGCGTGTGGGCGCCAGTCATGAGCGTCGCAAAGCCAAAGAAGCGCACAATTTTGAAACTGGCGATACCGACGCCACTAACGGTTTGCTGGAGCTGGGCTACGACTGGAGCCAGGCCATGCAGGTCTACGGCAGTGTGGCCTACAAGACTCGTTTTCCTACGATTAAAGACCGTTACTCCAGTCGTATGGGTTACGCCCAACCCAACCCGGATCTGAAACCGGAGCACGCCATTCACTATGAACTGGGCTTGCGTGGTCAACCTTGGCAGGGGGCGCAACTGGAATCGGCTCTGTTCCTGAGCCAGGTGCGCGACATGATTCAAAGCACCGTTATCCAGGCACCAGGCTGCGACAAGTACCGTCCAGTGGGTTTTTGTGATCAGGCCACCAACGTGGGCAAGGCCCGTCAAATGGGTCTGGAACTGTCCTTGCAGCAGGAGTTTTCTGCTCACTGGTCCGCTGGCTTGGCCTATACGTATTTGAACCGTCGCAATCAGTCTGATCCAGACGTCAAACTGGTGGACACGCCCAATCACCGTCTGTTCGCTCACCTGAGCTGGAAGCCTAATGCACAGTGGGAAGTGATGGGTTCGGTGGAAACTGAAAGTGGCCGTTACTACTCCTACGCGAACAACAAGGGTGACCAGATTTACGAAAAAACCCCCGGCTTTGCCTTGCTGGGTTTGAAGGGGATCTGGCGTCCTAACTCGGATATCACCCTGGAAGCCGGTGTGCGTAATCTGGGTGACAAGCTGTACCAATATAAAGAAGGCTACCCCATGCCCGGACGCGTTTGGTTTGTGGGTGGAAGCTATCGTTTCTAAAGCAGTGCTGTTATTGGCAGAAAAAGGGGGAAGGCCGGGATGAAGCGTCGTGACATAGTACGTGCCTTGGCGGCACTGCCGCTTGTGGCGCCTTCTGCCCGTTTGCAGGCCCGGTCTGAGCAGGCCGGGACCAGCACCCCGATCAGTCTGCCTGTCAGCGTGGCGGGCCAACTGCCCGATCCGGCCTACGTAGGCCGAGTGGTGGCCGCTGGTCCGCCCGCTTCTGTGCTGGTGTATTGCCTGGCCCCTCATACGCTTTTAGGTTGGCCTTTTCAATTGGCTCCGGCTGCGCGCAGCATGATGGATGCCGCTGGTTTTTCTTTGCCTTATCTGGGCCGTTTGGCCGGTCGGGGCAGTACCTTGTCCCTGGAAAGCCTGCTGGCCTTAAAACCCGATATGGTGCTGGATATAGGCGATGTGAATCCTTATTACGAGTCGGCTGCCAAGTCCGTGCAAGAGCAGACGGGCGTGCCTTATGTCTTGCTGGATGGTCGTTTGAACGACAGCCCGGCGCAGTTGCGTCAGGCCGGGCAGATTCTGGGGCAAGCCGAGCGCGGCCAGCAATTGGCCTTGCGCGCCCAAGCCATTTTAGACAGCGCATATCAAGCCGCCAGCCCCCGAGCCAAGGGCTTGAAAGCCTATTTGGCACGCGGTAATGATGGCCTGGAAACTGGTATGGGTCAGTCCATTCATACCGAGGTGCTGCGGCTTTGCGGCCTGACGGTCATGGGTGACGAGAAAACCGATAATCGTCTGGGCCGTATTTCCTACGAACAATTTTTGGCCTGGGACCCGGACATTCTGTTTGCCCAGGACGACGTTTTCTTTGAATTGGCGCGTACCCAAGCTCCCTGGAATCAGCTCAAGGCGGTGCGAGAAGGGCGTTTGTACCGTGTGCCTGCTTTACCTTTTGGCTGGCTGGATGGCCCGCCGGGAATCAATCGCTTAGCTGGTGTGATCTGGTTGAATGCCTTGTTGGAAGGTAGTGAGGCCATACCACGCATGCTGGGAGAGTTGCAGGATTTCTACTCAGCCTTTTATGGCATGTCTTTGGACAGCGGGCAGATCAAGCGACTGGTGCAAGGGCTGGACCCTTTGGGTTCAACGCAAAATTCATGAAGCTGGGTTTGCCCTACGGGCTGTTGCTGCTTTTTCTGGGACTGATTCTGGCCGTCCTGGTGGTGTTTGCGCTGGGGCAGGGGGCTTACCCTTTGTCGGGGCCGGATGTACTGCGAGCTTTAGCGGCTGGTTTTTCAAGTGACCCGGATACCTCGCAAAGTCAGGCGGTACGCGTTGTCTGGGATTTACGCTTGCCGCGTATTGCTGCGGCTTTGCTGGTGGGGGCCGCGCTCTCAACGGCAGGCGCGGCGTATCAGACCATGTTCCGCAATCCCCTGGTGTCACCCGATATTCTGGGGGTGTCCTCGGGCGCAGGTCTGGGGGCGATTCTGGCCATCTACTTGAACTTCTCCTTGTTTGGCGTGCAGATGGCGGCCTTTGTGGGCGGTTTGCTGGCGGTGGGCATTGTCTTGAGTCTGGCACGCATGCTGCGTCATCATCCACCTGTCCTGATTTTGGTCCTGGCCGGGATGGCGGTCGGCACCTTGCTCGGCGCAGCCTTATCGCTTATCAAAATTCTGGCCGACCCTTATTCCCAATTGCCCTCCATGACCTTTTGGCTGCTGGGCGGCTTAAGCGCGGTGCGCTCCTACGAAGTCTGGCCCGCTGCGTTGATGGTATCGGCCTGCATTATCCCGGTTTGGCTTTTGCGTTGGCGTATCAATGTCCTGGCTCTGCAAGATGACGAGGCCCGTTCCCTGGGCATGCCCGTCTCTGCCTTGCGTTGTTTGCTGATTGTTTGCGCCACCTTGATGACGGCGGTATGTGTGGCCTTGGCGGGCATCATAGGCTGGGTCGGTTTGTTGATTCCGCACGCGGCTCGTTTATTGGTCGGCCCGGATTTCTCCCGTCTATTGCCTGTCTGCTTGTTAGTGGGCGCCGCCTTTCTGTTGTTAACCGATACCTTGGCGCGCAGCATAGGCACGCTGGAATTGCCCTTGGGTGTGTTGACGGCTCTGGTAGGGGCTCCCGGCTTCTTGTTGTTGCTGGCTCGTGGTGCGAGGCAGCGATGAGCGAACAAGGCTTGGAAGCAATTGAGCTGGCCGTGGGCTATGGGCGCAAGCAAGTCGCCAGCAATGTGAACCTGCGTGTACAGACCGGGCAGGTCGTCTGTTTACTCGGCCCCAATGGCAGCGGTAAGTCCACTTTGCTGCGTACCTTGCTGGGCCTGCAGCCGCCTTTAGGAGGACGGGTGAAGGTGCAGGGCAAGCCCTTGGAACAGTGGCGTGCGCGTGCCTTGGCCAGGCAACTGGCCTATGTACCGCAAGCGCAGGATTCTGCCTTTGCTTTCACGGTAGAGCAGTGGGTCTTGCTGGGCTGTGCCAGTGAGTTGGCCTGGTATAGCCAACCACGGGCAGCCGACCGGCAATGGGTGGGCGTTTGCCTGGAGCGTTTAGGTATCGGGCAACTGGCTCAAAAACGTATTGATCAGATCAGCGGAGGGGAGCGTCAACTGTGTGTGATTGCACGTGCCTTGGCGCAGCGTTCACAGTTTCTGATTATGGACGAGCCTGCCTCCAGCCTGGACTTTGCGAATCAATTGCGCGTGCTCGATCAAGTCTCGCATTTGCGCCAGGAGGGCCTGGGTGTGCTCTTGTGTACGCATCAACCTGAACATGCGGCCCGCGTGGCGGACTGGGTGATCTTGTACCGCGATGGGGGCATATTGGCGCAGGGCCAGCCCTGCGACATGCTCAGTCAGGCCCGTTTGCGCCAGCTGTATCAACTACCAGCGCATGCTTTTGAACTACCGGATTGGTATGCGCGAGGGGGCTGATACCCCCCGAACTGGTCACATGTTTTTCAGGGCAGCACGGCCATATTGGTTGTTGTGCTCCACCACGCGGGTCAGCATGGACATAAAGGTTTGACGCTGCTTGGCGGTTAGCGGGTCCAGCAATCGTTCCTGGGCGCGGTTCATGCCACTACTGATTTCCTGCATGGCTGCCAGACCGGCTTCGGTGATGTAGGTCTGGCGAGAGCGGCGGTCGTCGGGGTTGATACGACGACCCAGCAACCCTTTTTCCTCCAGCCTGCGGATGACATCGGCCGAGGTGGTGCGATCCAGCCCCAGCTCGTAGCCGATTGTGGTTTGATCCAGCCAGGGTGAACCCATCAACACAGACAGGACACCGTGCTGAACCGGGGTCAGGTCACTTTTGCATTCCTCGTAAAACATGGCGTAGTGAATCTGGTTAAGACGGCGAACCAGAAAACCGGGCCGTGACCACAGTTTGTGTCGATACAGCTCGGCATTTTCTTCTTCCACTGGACCCAGGATGTCGGCCTCGTCGGCTTCCAGTCGTTCTTCTTGCTTTAGCTCGGCGTGATTCTTCATGGATAAGTCAGTCATCGATTGAGTGGCTTTCAGCCTGTTGCCAAAAGGGCAGCACACTGAAAGCGGGACGACCTGCAAAGGGTACGGCAGCAAGGTCGGCGTCTACAAGGAAAGCAGGGCTACGCTAGCGTGAACAGAAGCCCCGATTTCTGATTTGTAGTCTTGTCTACAGGCGCTGTCCACGCCCCAAAGTATATGTGATTTCCCGACTTGCTGAAAACAATAATAATCAGCATACTGATAGATATTGTTGGGGGGTCAAACGATTGACCTTATGTAAATCAATAATTTAGGGAAAATTTACGGTGAAACGTATTAAAAAAATAGCACTGGAGGAGCACTTCAACGCCGTTGGCTTTGAGGATTATTCCAAGGCCTTTGTCAAACACATTGACAGCGCCGACGCACGTGAACTGATGGCTCGTTTGCATGACTTCGATGCGCAGCGTCTAGAGGTAATGGACCGTGCCGGTATCGAGTACGTCGTGCTGTCGCAGACTGGCCCTGGGGTACAGGTGGAAAAAGATGTGTCCGTCGCGATCGAGCGCGCGCGTCAGAACAACGATTTCCTGGCGCAGCAAATTGCACACCATCCCGATCGCCTGGGCGGCTTTGCTACCTTGCCCATGCAGGACCCGGCTGCCGCCGCGCAGGAATTGACGCGCGCTGTGCAGGATCTGGGCTTGAAAGGCGCTTTGGTCAACGGTCACACGCATGGCGTGTACTACGATGGCCGCGAATACGATGCCTTCTGGGAAACCGTGCAGAAGCTGGATGTGCCGTTCTATCTGCATCCTTTTGATGCCTACGAAATGCCACACGCTTACACAGGCCACCCGGAGCTGGTGGGGGCGACCTGGGGCTGGGGTGTAGAAACCGGCACCCACGCGCTGCGCATGTTGTTCGGTGGTGTGTTTGACCGTTGCCCGGAAGTGAAGCTGGTGCTGGGTCATATGGGTGAAGGCCTGCCATTCCAGCGTTGGCGCTACGA
Protein-coding sequences here:
- a CDS encoding amidohydrolase family protein, with product MKRIKKIALEEHFNAVGFEDYSKAFVKHIDSADARELMARLHDFDAQRLEVMDRAGIEYVVLSQTGPGVQVEKDVSVAIERARQNNDFLAQQIAHHPDRLGGFATLPMQDPAAAAQELTRAVQDLGLKGALVNGHTHGVYYDGREYDAFWETVQKLDVPFYLHPFDAYEMPHAYTGHPELVGATWGWGVETGTHALRMLFGGVFDRCPEVKLVLGHMGEGLPFQRWRYDSRFAVYPHGVTLKRKPSEYIGSNILITTSGVCSAPTLMGAIGEMGAEAVLFSVDYPYESTELAADFIEAAPMDDKTRELVCYGNAARLFKLDRS